One Chordicoccus furentiruminis DNA window includes the following coding sequences:
- a CDS encoding dihydroorotate dehydrogenase electron transfer subunit encodes MKRKETAYVIAQEQISAGIYSLRLSVSFARDVRAGQFVSLFSADRSRLLPRPISVCEADAVKGRIRLVYRVAGEGTAEFSRLKAGDSVEVMGPLGNGFPLDQAAGRRVLLVGGGIGIPPMLACARGFAALPPEQRPSSAAFVVGYRNADTYLLDDLREAAPVYTATDDGSLGTPGNVLDAIRAEDLEADVVFACGPKPMLRALRDFTGERGMACFVSMEERMACGVGVCLGCVTRTAGVDAHSHVHNARVCTDGPVFDAREVDLT; translated from the coding sequence ATGAAAAGAAAAGAAACGGCGTATGTCATCGCGCAGGAACAGATTTCCGCAGGTATTTACAGCCTGCGGCTTTCTGTGTCCTTTGCGCGGGACGTCAGGGCGGGACAGTTCGTGTCCCTTTTTTCGGCCGACCGGAGCAGGCTGCTCCCGCGGCCGATTTCTGTCTGTGAGGCGGATGCGGTGAAAGGCCGGATCCGCCTGGTCTACCGTGTGGCGGGAGAGGGAACGGCGGAGTTTTCCCGTCTGAAGGCAGGTGACTCCGTCGAGGTGATGGGGCCGCTGGGCAACGGATTCCCGCTGGATCAGGCCGCGGGGCGCCGCGTGCTGCTGGTGGGCGGAGGAATCGGCATTCCGCCCATGCTCGCCTGCGCCCGCGGCTTTGCCGCGCTTCCTCCGGAGCAGCGGCCGTCGTCGGCCGCCTTTGTCGTCGGCTACCGGAACGCGGATACGTATCTTCTGGATGATCTGCGGGAAGCGGCGCCGGTTTATACGGCGACGGACGACGGCTCGCTGGGCACGCCCGGAAACGTGCTGGACGCGATCCGTGCCGAAGATCTGGAGGCGGACGTGGTCTTCGCCTGCGGTCCGAAGCCGATGCTCCGGGCTCTCAGGGACTTCACGGGCGAACGGGGCATGGCGTGCTTTGTGTCGATGGAGGAGCGGATGGCCTGCGGCGTCGGCGTCTGCCTCGGCTGCGTGACCCGGACGGCCGGAGTAGACGCCCACTCTCATGTGCATAACGCGAGAGTCTGCACAGACGGGCCTGTCTTTGACGCAAGGGAGGTGGATCTGACATGA
- the pyrF gene encoding orotidine-5'-phosphate decarboxylase, whose amino-acid sequence MIDRLIEGIRKTGAPIVVGLDPQLAFIPETIRKKALDEHGESLEAAAAAILAFNRGIIEAVADLVPAVKPQIAMYEQFGVPGLMAFRETVEECHRKGLLVIGDVKRGDIGSTSGAYAAAHLGTVKIGSKTIAPFDEDFCTVNPYLGSDGVRPFMDVCRANDRGIFVLVKTSNPSSGELQDRMTDGRPVYELVGEMVNRWGAELTDRSGWSEVGAVVGATYPEMGRVLRKVMPRSYILVPGYGAQGGSGKDLVPFFDADGLGAVVNSSRGIIAAWKKEEYASFGEAGYADAARAAVLAMKKDIAEALGA is encoded by the coding sequence GTGATTGACAGATTGATTGAAGGCATCAGGAAGACGGGGGCCCCGATCGTAGTGGGACTGGATCCGCAGCTCGCGTTTATTCCGGAGACGATCCGGAAGAAGGCGCTGGATGAGCACGGCGAGTCGCTGGAGGCGGCCGCGGCGGCGATTCTTGCCTTTAACCGGGGCATCATCGAGGCGGTGGCCGATCTCGTTCCGGCTGTCAAACCGCAGATCGCGATGTATGAGCAGTTCGGAGTGCCCGGCCTGATGGCCTTCCGGGAGACAGTGGAGGAATGCCACCGGAAGGGACTTCTCGTCATCGGCGATGTCAAGAGAGGCGACATCGGGTCTACCTCCGGGGCCTACGCGGCGGCGCATCTCGGGACCGTGAAGATCGGGTCGAAGACGATCGCGCCCTTTGACGAGGATTTCTGCACCGTGAATCCCTATCTCGGGTCTGACGGCGTGCGGCCGTTCATGGACGTCTGCAGGGCGAATGACCGGGGAATCTTTGTGCTGGTGAAGACTTCGAATCCGTCGAGCGGCGAGCTTCAGGACCGGATGACGGACGGCAGGCCGGTCTATGAGCTGGTCGGGGAGATGGTGAACCGCTGGGGCGCGGAGCTCACGGACCGCTCGGGCTGGTCGGAGGTCGGCGCGGTGGTCGGAGCGACCTATCCGGAGATGGGGCGCGTGCTGCGGAAGGTTATGCCCCGCAGCTATATTCTCGTGCCGGGATACGGTGCGCAGGGCGGCAGCGGAAAGGATCTGGTTCCTTTCTTCGACGCGGACGGCCTCGGTGCTGTCGTCAATTCTTCAAGAGGCATCATCGCGGCCTGGAAGAAGGAGGAGTACGCCTCCTTCGGTGAAGCGGGGTACGCCGATGCGGCGAGAGCAGCGGTGCTGGCGATGAAGAAGGATATCGCGGAGGCACTCGGCGCGTGA